From a region of the Hemibagrus wyckioides isolate EC202008001 linkage group LG06, SWU_Hwy_1.0, whole genome shotgun sequence genome:
- the ormdl1 gene encoding ORM1-like protein 1 isoform X1, whose amino-acid sequence MKETLAQMVPIRDWPTGNGADQGLADRERRRSGTGRPGTAPIRDWPTGNGADQGLADRERRRSGTGRPGTAPIRDWPTGNGADQGLADRERRRSGTGRPGTAPIRDWPTGNGADQGLADRERRRSGAGRPGTAPIRGWPTGNGADQGLVIVGAVQQTVKPSV is encoded by the coding sequence ATGAAGGAAACTCTTGCTCAAATGGTGCCGATCAGGGACTGGCCGACCGGGAACGGCGCCGATCAGGGACTGGCCGACCGGGAACGGCGCCGATCAGGGACTGGCCGACCGGGAACGGCGCCGATCAGGGACTGGCCGACCGGGAACGGCGCCGATCAGGGACTGGCCGACCGGGAACGGCGCCGATCAGGGACTGGCCGACCGGGAACGGCGCCGATCAGGGACTGGCCGACCGGGAACGGCGCCGATCAGGGACTGGCCGACCGGGAACGGCGCCGATCAGGGACTGGCCGACCGGGAACGGCGCCGATCAGGGACTGGCCGACCGGGAACGGCGCCGATCAGGGACTGGCCGACCGGGAACGGCGCCGATCAGGGGCTGGCCGACCGGGAACGGCGCCGATCAGGGGCTGGCCGACCGGGAACGGCGCCGATCAGGGGCTGGTCATTGTTGGAGCAGTGCAGCAGACAGTGAAACCGTCTGTGTAA
- the ormdl1 gene encoding ORM1-like protein 1 isoform X2, producing MNVGVAHSEGNPNTRVMNSRGIWLTYALGVGMLHIVLLSIPFFSVPVVWTLTNVIHNLGMYVFMHAVKGTPFETPDQGKARLLTHWEQLDYGVQFTSSRKFFTISPIILYFLTSFYTKYDTAHFVINTASLLSVLIPKLPQLHGVRLFGINKY from the exons ATGAATGTTGGTGTAGCCCACAGCGAGGGGAACCCCAACACTCGTGTCATGAACAGTCGGGGGATCTGGCTGACGTACGCGCTCGGCGTGGGAATGCTTCATATTGTGCTCCTGAGCATTCCGTTCTTCAGCGTTCCCGTGGTGTGGACTCTCACCAACGTTATTCACAACTTG GGAATGTATGTGTTCATGCACGCGGTAAAAGGGACACCATTCGAGACTCCAGACCAGGGCAAAGCcagactcctcacacactgggAACAGCTGGATTACGGCGTACAGTTCACATCGTCCAGAAAGTTCTTCACAATTTCACCCATCATTTT ATATTTCCTGACGAGCTTCTACACCAAGTACGACACGGCTCACTTTGTGATAAACACCGCGTCCCTTCTGAGTGTCCTCATCCCCAAACTGCCCCAGCTCCACGGAGTCCGGCTCTTCGGAATCAACAAGTATTAA
- the adat3 gene encoding probable inactive tRNA-specific adenosine deaminase-like protein 3 → MFKMEPETKKRKGMESDPDSSWHVIPVLSDEMSEEVTLLDAYAVPITDKRQTSRLVKDLSVVHPLADLQHIKRVRACKDKSSPHALEVIVCLVSDISISAQTRRPTLTDLLTSKDFNLKGLGEPFLVRIPARAPLTRPQFERASLHWPTSFHEDKQVTLGLTGQLFTSSQQAKIQEYMTAAVEAARSGREEGMDAVGAAIVDPKSGRIITVGHDLTRDHPLHHAVMVCIDLVAWAQGGGVYPYGKHPACRYTVSDPLISSEESAQPYICTGYELYVTREPCVMCAMALVHSRISRVFYGASSPDGALGTKFKIHCQKGLNHHFDVYKGVMRQTCEELTLLH, encoded by the coding sequence atgtttaaaatggagCCCGAGActaaaaagagaaaaggcaTGGAGTCTGATCCAGACTCTTCTTGGCATGTGATTCCTGTCCTGTCCGATGAAATGTCTGAGGAGGTGACACTGCTGGACGCTTACGCCGTCCCGATCACTGATAAACGCCAAACCTCGCGTCTGGTCAAAGACCTGTCTGTGGTCCATCCTTTAGCGGATCTCCAGCATATTAAAAGAGTGAGAGCTTGCAAGGACAAGAGCAGTCCTCATGCGTTAGAAGTGATCGTGTGTCTCGTCAGTGACATCTCCATCAGCGCACAAACTCGGCGTCCAACTTTGACCGATCTCCTGACCTCGAAAGACTTTAACCTCAAAGGCTTGGGAGAACCTTTCCTGGTCCGAATCCCAGCCCGAGCTCCTCTAACACGTCCGCAGTTCGAGCGAGCGAGCCTTCACTGGCCAACATCCTTCCACGAGGACAAACAAGTCACGCTCGGTTTGACGGGACAGCTCTTCACGTCCAGCCAGCAAGCCAAAATCCAGGAATACATGACGGCCGCAGTGGAGGCTGCGAGGTCCGGACGCGAGGAAGGCATGGATGCTGTAGGTGCTGCGATCGTCGACCCCAAATCAGGACGGATCATCACCGTGGGTCACGATCTGACCCGAGATCATCCACTTCACCAcgctgtgatggtgtgtatcgACCTGGTGGCCTGGGCACAAGGAGGAGGAGTGTATCCCTACGGGAAACACCCAGCGTGCAGATACACCGTCTCGGACCCACTGATCTCGTCTGAGGAAAGCGCCCAGCCATACATCTGCACCGGGTACGAGCTCTATGTCACCAGAGAGCCCTGTGTGATGTGCGCCATGGCTCTCGTCCACTCCAGGATCAGCCGAGTTTTCTACGGAGCGAGTTCTCCGGACGGTGCTTTGGGCACCAAGTTTAAAATCCACTGCCAGAAAGGGCTGAATCATCACTTTGACGTTTATAAAGGAGTCATGAGGCAGACCTGCGAGGAACTGACTCTACTACACTGA
- the osgepl1 gene encoding tRNA N6-adenosine threonylcarbamoyltransferase, mitochondrial isoform X2, with product MEAHALTVRMLQHVEFPFLVLLVSGGHSLLALARGIDDFLLLGQTLDEAPGDTLDKVARRLSLLKHPKCDGLSGGQAIEVLAKEGDRLQFQFKPPMGQHYDCNFSFAGVRNQVTMAIKKKEKQEGVEPGQLLSCVQDIAAAVQHTVASHIAKRTHRAILFCRACGLLPQNNPTLVVSGGVASNEYIRETLRIVTDATGMQLLCPPAKFCTDNGVMIAWNGVERLKAGKGVVSHTQEVTYEPRAPLGRDISAEVRDATIKVPALKLKIKN from the exons ATGGAGGCCCACGCTCTAACTGTCAGGATGCTCCAGCACGTGGAGTTCCCCTTCCTGGTGCTGCTTGTGTCGGGAGGTCATTCTCTCCTGGCGCTGGCGAGGGGCATCGATGATTTCTTACTGTTAGGCCAAACACTAGACGAGGCTCCAGGAGACACTCTGGATAAG gtAGCGAGACGTCTGTCTCTGCTGAAGCACCCGAAGTGTGACGGTCTCAGCGGTGGACAAGCCATCGAGGTTTTAGCAAAGGAAGGAGATCGTCTGCAGTTCCAGTTTAAACCGCCCATGGGTCAGCACTACGACTGCAACTTCTCCTTCGCTGGTGTTCGCAACCAAGTGACCATGGCtataaagaagaaagagaagcagGAGG GGGTTGAGCCAGGGCAGTTACTCTCCTGTGTGCAGGACATCGCTGCAGCAGTGCAGCACACCGTCGCATCACACATCGCCAAGCGCACACACAGAGCCATTTTATTCTGCAGAGCTTGCGGCCTTTTACCACAAAACAACCCGACTCTG GTCGTATCAGGAGGAGTAGCAAGCAACGAATACATCAGAGAGACTCTGAGGATCGTCACTGATGCTACAGGAATGCAGTTGCTCTGTCCTCCGGCTAAATTCTGCACAGATAACGGAGTGATGATCGCATG GAACGGTGTGGAGAGATTAAAGGCAGGAAAAGGGGTAGTGTCACACACTCAGGAGGTCACCTATGAGCCCAG AGCTCCTCTGGGCAGAGATATCTCTGCAGAGGTCAGAGACGCTACCATCAAGGTTCCTGCTTTAAAACTGAAGATTAAAAATTAG
- the osgepl1 gene encoding tRNA N6-adenosine threonylcarbamoyltransferase, mitochondrial isoform X1 translates to MFARKALDRSVKCAFMRYRACREAPEIRARVVLGIETSCDETGAAVMDETGAILGESLHSQKEVHLKAGGIIPPVAQRLHRENISRVVQEALDRSGVTARELDAVATTVKPGLALSLGVGLHFSLGFVRQHEKPFIPIHHMEAHALTVRMLQHVEFPFLVLLVSGGHSLLALARGIDDFLLLGQTLDEAPGDTLDKVARRLSLLKHPKCDGLSGGQAIEVLAKEGDRLQFQFKPPMGQHYDCNFSFAGVRNQVTMAIKKKEKQEGVEPGQLLSCVQDIAAAVQHTVASHIAKRTHRAILFCRACGLLPQNNPTLVVSGGVASNEYIRETLRIVTDATGMQLLCPPAKFCTDNGVMIAWNGVERLKAGKGVVSHTQEVTYEPRAPLGRDISAEVRDATIKVPALKLKIKN, encoded by the exons ATGTTTGCCCGTAAAGCATTAGACAGATCAGTGAAATGCGCGTTCATGAGATATCGAGCGTGCAGAGAAGCTCCTGAGATCAGAGCCAGGGTGGTGTTGGGCATCGAGACGAGCTGTGATGAGACAGGAGCTGCTGTGATGGACGAGACTGGGGCGATCCTCGGAGAGTCTTTACACTCCCAGAAAGAAGTGCACTTGAA AGCAGGAGGCATCATCCCGCCTGTGGCCCAGCGCCTCCATCGAGAGAACATTAGCAGAGTGGTGCAGGAGGCTCTGGACAGGAGCGGCGTGACGGCACGTGAACTCGACGCTGTGGCTACGACGGTCAAACCGGGTCTGGCGCTGAGCTTGGGTGTTGGCTTACACTTCAGCCTAGGTTTTGTGAGACAACACGAAAAGCCGTTCATCCCCATCCATCACATGGAGGCCCACGCTCTAACTGTCAGGATGCTCCAGCACGTGGAGTTCCCCTTCCTGGTGCTGCTTGTGTCGGGAGGTCATTCTCTCCTGGCGCTGGCGAGGGGCATCGATGATTTCTTACTGTTAGGCCAAACACTAGACGAGGCTCCAGGAGACACTCTGGATAAG gtAGCGAGACGTCTGTCTCTGCTGAAGCACCCGAAGTGTGACGGTCTCAGCGGTGGACAAGCCATCGAGGTTTTAGCAAAGGAAGGAGATCGTCTGCAGTTCCAGTTTAAACCGCCCATGGGTCAGCACTACGACTGCAACTTCTCCTTCGCTGGTGTTCGCAACCAAGTGACCATGGCtataaagaagaaagagaagcagGAGG GGGTTGAGCCAGGGCAGTTACTCTCCTGTGTGCAGGACATCGCTGCAGCAGTGCAGCACACCGTCGCATCACACATCGCCAAGCGCACACACAGAGCCATTTTATTCTGCAGAGCTTGCGGCCTTTTACCACAAAACAACCCGACTCTG GTCGTATCAGGAGGAGTAGCAAGCAACGAATACATCAGAGAGACTCTGAGGATCGTCACTGATGCTACAGGAATGCAGTTGCTCTGTCCTCCGGCTAAATTCTGCACAGATAACGGAGTGATGATCGCATG GAACGGTGTGGAGAGATTAAAGGCAGGAAAAGGGGTAGTGTCACACACTCAGGAGGTCACCTATGAGCCCAG AGCTCCTCTGGGCAGAGATATCTCTGCAGAGGTCAGAGACGCTACCATCAAGGTTCCTGCTTTAAAACTGAAGATTAAAAATTAG